In Zingiber officinale cultivar Zhangliang chromosome 6A, Zo_v1.1, whole genome shotgun sequence, a single genomic region encodes these proteins:
- the LOC121996161 gene encoding pentatricopeptide repeat-containing protein At4g21065-like — protein sequence MLHFRCSTTFSFLACRQAEERCLLSSSFSSCGAAVDSFFASHFSSPTPTPTPTTLDPRSFVSALVRCRYVDDIRRVHAFATTTGMMRNLGVANKHIYIYAQHFALADAYALFLRMGERDNVSWSVVIGAFAKVGDYASCFGTFRDFVRSGSRIDNFTLPFVLRACRDTMSLRLGVEVHNLVFKAGLHSDLFVSAALVDMYARCGDVENARKVFDKMVKRDMVSWTVMISGYADCGNPEESLILFDRMMEEGVAPDKITTVTVVFACAKLGVMHNAKMIHDYISNHKFSVDLILGTAMIDMYAKCGSVDAAREIFDGMRDKNVITWSTMISAYGIHGCGREALELFPLMLQSGIQPNRITCVSILSACSHAGLVDEGLRFFHSMEKEYFIYPDVKHYTCVVDLLGRAGKLKEALELSEKMTAEKDEGFWGALLGACRIHGTTHFAERAAKSLLELNPRIPSYYVLLSNIYANAGRWDDVAKVRELMASKGLRKTPGWTLIEIGKKTHRFRVGDKSNPLSKEIYKTLKVLIEKLELAGYVPDTNFVLHDIDEELKAGILSTHSEKLAIAYGIIATPGGTTLRISKNLRVCGDCHNFTKLASAVTQREIIVRDANRFHHFREGTCSCGDYW from the coding sequence ACTACCTTCTCCTTCCTCGCCTGCCGTCAAGCCGAAGAAAGgtgcctcctttcttcttccttctcctcctgcGGCGCCGCCGTTGACTCCTTTTTCGCTTCCCACTTCTCCTCTCCCACCCCTACCCCTACCCCCACCACCCTCGACCCGAGATCCTTCGTCTCCGCCCTCGTCCGATGCCGATATGTGGACGACATCAGAAGGGTCCACGCTTTCGCCACCACCACCGGCATGATGCGCAACCTCGGCGTCGCCAACAAGCACATCTACATCTACGCCCAGCACTTTGCGCTTGCCGACGCCTACGCGCTCTTCCTCCGGATGGGGGAGCGAGACAACGTGTCTTGGAGTGTCGTCATCGGAGCCTTCGCCAAGGTAGGAGATTACGCTAGCTGCTTCGGTACATTTCGGGATTTCGTCCGCTCCGGCTCCAGAATCGATAACTTCACTCTGCCTTTCGTTTTAAGGGCGTGCCGGGATACGATGTCTCTCCGACTCGGCGTCGAGGTCCACAACCTGGTTTTCAAGGCCGGCCTTCATTCCGATCTCTTCGTCTCGGCGGCTCTGGTCGATATGTACGCTAGATGTGGCGACGTTGAGAACGCACGaaaagtgttcgataaaatggtTAAGAGAGACATGGTATCCTGGACAGTCATGATATCTGGTTATGCTGACTGCGGTAATCCTGAGGAATCCCTGATATTGTTTGATCGGATGATGGAAGAAGGCGTTGCGCCCGATAAGATCACAACAGTAACTGTGGTCTTTGCTTGTGCAAAGCTAGGGGTGATGCACAATGCCAAGATGATTCATGATTACATATCGAACCACAAGTTTTCGGTGGATCTAATATTAGGAACCGCAATGATAGACATGTATGCAAAGTGTGGCAGTGTGGATGCTGCCAGAGAGATCTTCGACGGTATGAGAGACAAGAATGTCATTACCTGGAGCACGATGATCTCTGCGTATGGAATTCATGGTTGCGGCAGAGAAGCGCTTGAGTTGTTTCCCCTGATGTTGCAGAGTGGAATTCAGCCAAACCGGATTACATGTGTTTCCATCTTGTCAGCTTGTAGCCATGCAGGTTTAGTCGATGAGGGTCTGCGGTTTTTCCATTCGATGGAGAAGGAATACTTTATCTATCCTGATGTGAAGCACTATACGTGCGTGGTAGATCTACTTGGCCGAGCAGGAAAGCTGAAAGAGGCACTCGAGCTGTCAGAGAAGATGACTGCCGAAAAAGATGAAGGCTTTTGGGGTGCATTACTGGGAGCTTGTAGGATCCATGGTACTACACATTTTGCAGAAAGGGCTGCAAAAAGTCTTCTCGAGTTGAATCCAAGGATTCCGAGCTATTACGTTTTGCTCTCGAATATATATGCCAATGCCGGGAGGTGGGATGATGTGGCCAAGGTTAGGGAGTTGATGGCCAGCAAGGGTCTGAGGAAGACCCCTGGTTGGACACTGATTGAGATCGGCAAGAAGACGCATCGCTTCAGAGTGGGGGACAAATCCAATCCACTATCAAAGGAGATATACAAGACACTGAAAGTGTTGATTGAGAAGTTGGAGTTGGCTGGCTATGTTCCTGATACAAACTTTGTGCTTCATGACATAGATGAGGAACTTAAAGCAGGAATCTTGTCCACCCACAGTGAGAAATTGGCCATTGCATATGGTATCATTGCTACACCGGGTGGCACGACGCTAAGGATATCTAAGAACCTCAGAGTCTGTGGAGATTGTCATAACTTTACGAAGCTGGCATCGGCAGTCACTCAGAGGGAGATCATAGTTCGAGATGCAAACAGGTTTCACCACTTCAGAGAAGGAACTTGTTCTTGTGGAGACTACTGGTGA
- the LOC121996163 gene encoding zinc finger CCCH domain-containing protein 45-like produces the protein MDDPDGALSFDFEGGLDSAAPASVAPAAAAGHLTAPDPTAAAANAGVAPPIGPADQIGGAAGNGHGRRSFRQTVCRHWLRGLCMKGEACGFLHQYDKERMPVCRFFRLYGECREQDCVYKHTNEDIKECNMYKLGFCPNGPDCRYRHLKMPGPPPPIEEVFQKIQHLSSFGYGSSSNRFYQHRSNNYNQQPDKNHLSSASGLANATVKLIPLDSSDAKAPESLVQQPQQQQEQQQQQQQQPPPPPPAAATENQAPGTSNGLSNQPIRTASLLPQGQSRYFIVKSCNRENLEISVQQGVWATQRSNEAKLNEAFESTENVILIFSINKTRHFQGCAKMTSRIGGYIGGGNWKYSHGTAHYGRNFSLKWLKLCELSFNKTHHLRNPYNDNLPVKISRDCQELEPFIGDQLASLLYLEPDSELMAMLAAAESKREEEKAKGVGIEEARENPDIVLFEDNEEEEEDESEEEDDNSNQATQGRGRGRGMMWQPQIPFVRGGRPMLGVRGFPPMMMGADGFGFGDGFSTPDMYGPRIFPPFGGPRFAGDFSGGMVFPGRPLQPGAVFPMGNLGMMMGPGRPPFMGGMPMGGIGRANRPVGVPPFLHPPLSNNRAAKRDHRRPANDRYESGSDQGNRGQEMVGTPSGVDDDAGYWQGGDKASDDKYTAGRSFQNDESESEDEMAPRRSRHSDGKRKHGGSEGEAALN, from the exons ATGGACGATCCCGATGGAGCCCTCAGCTTCGACTTTGAGGGCGGTCTTGACTCTGCCGCTCCTGCCTCCGTCGCTCCGGCGGCGGCCGCTGGACATCTGACGGCACCAGATCCTACGGCCGCCGCTGCAAACGCGGGAGTCGCTCCGCCTATCGGACCGGCCGATCAGATCGGTGGCGCAGCTGGAAATGGGCACGGGAGGCGGAGCTTCCGGCAGACTGTCTGCCGGCACTGGCTCCGTGGCTTGTGTATGAAGGGAGAGGCGTGTGGATTCCTGCACCAGTACGACAAGGAGCGGATGCCGGTATGCCGCTTCTTCCGCCTTTACGGGGAGTGTCGCGAGCAGGACTGCGTTTACAAGCACACGAATGAAGACATCAAGGAGTGTAATAT GTATAAACTTGGTTTCTGCCCCAATGGACCTGATTGTCGATACCGACATTTAAAGATGCCTGGGCCACCGCCTCCCATTGAAGAGGTCTTCCAGAAGATACAACATCTGAGTTCTTTTGGTTATGGATCTTCTTCAAACAGATTTTATCAGCACAGGAGCAACAATTATAACCAACAGCCAGATAAGAATCACTTGTCATCTGCTAGTGGGTTAGCTAATGCAACGGTTAAACTGATTCCACTGGATTCGTCAGATGCAAAGGCACCAGAATCCCTGGTACAACAGCCTCAGCAGCAACAGgaacagcagcagcagcaacagcaGCAGCCACCACCTCCGCCCCCAGCAGCAGCAACAGAGAATCAAGCCCCGGGTACTTCGAATGGCTTGTCAAATCAACCTATTAGAACTGCATCTCTACTCCCTCAGGGACAATCTAG GTATTTTATTGTCAAAAGTTGCAATCGAGAAAATCTGGAAATATCTGTTCAGCAGGGTGTTTGGGCAACTCAAAGAAGTAATGAGGCTAAACTTAATGAGGCATTTGAATCTACAGAAAATGTTATTTTGATATTTTCAATCAATAAAACTCGCCATTTTCAG GGATGTGCTAAGATGACTTCTAGGATTGGTGGTTATATTGGTGGAGGGAATTGGAAATATTCTCATGGAACCGCACATTATGGCCGAAACTTTTCACTTAAATGGCTAAAG CTATGTGAATTGTCCTTCAATAAAACTCATCATCTCAGGAATCCATATAATGACAACCTCCCGGTGAAG ATTAGTCGGGACTGCCAAGAGCTGGAACCTTTTATTGGAGACCAGTTGGCCTCGCTGCTTTATCTGGAGCCTGATAGTGAACTGATG GCAATGCTGGCGGCTGCAGAGTCCAAGCGGGAAGAGGAAAAGGCCAAGGGAGTTGGCATCGAGGAGGCGAGAGAAAATCCTGACATTGTCCTCTTCGAGGACaatgaggaggaggaagaggacgaaagtgaggaagaagatgataacaGCAACCAAGCTAcacaagggagaggaagaggaagagggatGATGTGGCAGCCACAGATTCCATTTGTACGCGGAGGAAGGCCTATGCTTGGCGTACGAGGTTTCCCTCCAATGATGATGGGGGCTGATGGATTTGGTTTCGGTGATGGCTTCTCTACACCAGACATGTATGGTCCTCGTATTTTCCCACCATTTGGAGGCCCTCGGTTTGCTGGTGATTTTTCAGGAGGCATGGTCTTCCCTGGCAGACCCCTGCAGCCAGGGGCAGTTTTCCCAATGGGCAACCTAGGAATGATGATGGGTCCTGGTCGACCACCATTTATGGGTGGCATGCCAATGGGTGGGATTGGTCGAGCTAATCGTCCTGTGGGAGTTCCACCATTTCTACATCCTCCTTTGTCGAATAACCGAGCTGCAAAGAGGGACCACAGGAGACCAGCCAATGATAGATATGAGAGTGGATCTGATCAGGGCAACAGGGGCCAGGAGATGGTTGGAACTCCCAGTGGAGTAGATGATGATGCAGGGTATTGGCAAGGTGGCGATAAGGCTTCTGATGACAAATACACTGCAGGGAGAAGTTTCCAAAATGATGAGAGCGAGAGTGAGGATGAGATGGCACCAAGGCGATCTAGACATAGCGATGGCAAGAGAAAGCATGGCGGATCTGAGGGGGAAGCTGCATTAAACTAG